From Bicyclus anynana chromosome 7, ilBicAnyn1.1, whole genome shotgun sequence, the proteins below share one genomic window:
- the LOC112048564 gene encoding uncharacterized protein LOC112048564 gives MSLYNDSVWATCPADILHFNIWPAVIQHTIGEAAFTEKSVLGWRDKILSAEKWLDVSKVSVSLRHRYNFERAIQNICVYRDNLIVTTDTAATYFDINNFEVIKTLQFEPLNQYFFELEDNWELARINRTRFGCDTGYRQAHEEYMRRRRSPEELETDTESI, from the exons ATGTCGCTATACAACGACTCTGTTTGGGCAACATGTCCAGCAGATATTCTG CATTTTAACATATGGCCAGCTGTGATCCAGCATACCATCGGTGAAGCGGCTTTCACTGAAAAGTCTGTATTGGGATGGCGAGACAAAATTCTGTCTGCCGAGAAATGGCTGGATGTTAGTAAAGTCAGTGTGAGCTTGCGCCATCGTTACAATTTTGAGAGAGCTATTCAAAATATCTGTGTCTATAGag aTAACCTCATAGTCACTACTGACACTGCTGCAACATATTTTgatataaacaattttgaagTTATTAAAACACTTCAATTTGAACCCCTGAATCAGT atttttttgaGTTAGAAGATAATTGGGAGTTGGCAAGAATTAATAGAACACGTTTCGGATGTGACACCGGATACAGGCAAGCGCATGAGGAGTATATGAGGCGTCGTCGTAGTCCAGAAGAACTTGAAACTGATACTG AGTCAATTTGA